The following are from one region of the Amycolatopsis sp. QT-25 genome:
- a CDS encoding carboxylesterase family protein: MRRYLGALFVVVGLVVGTAPAVAAPGGVVRIESGLVRGEVTGGLRIHRGVPYAAPPVGELRWHAPVAPGRWDGVRDATRPADRCPQAALPNRPASDTEDCLYLNVVAKKRVWRAPVLVWVHGGGLVSGAGGDYDPSRLAERGDLVVVTVNYRLGNLGFLGFPGLADGGAFGLEDQQAALRWVKRNIAAFGGDPGNVTVAGESGGAHSVCGLLASPGSAGLFQRAIGQSTPCVSDAFAGKGVRPLLDVPYFVPPEWQQGHGQNLATRFGCTTLDCLRQVPVADLLAAPVLPLPAYGNAVLPEDPAVAVPAGRFQRVPFLTGVTRDEGTLFSPSMFPGLTEAGYRKALDTHFGDKAAVVATEYPVAAHGTAAQAIGAVMSDLDWAWAQQASERRFSATVPVYAYEFLDRTAPPILEFPAGVQPLAGHASELKYLFEFPYDDRPLTAAQRRLGDRMIDYWSRFASAGDPNRHGLPPWHPVTAATHYVQGLDLYRIGKVDRAKLHNFELWDRLVARKQT; the protein is encoded by the coding sequence ATGAGGCGATATCTGGGGGCCCTGTTCGTTGTCGTGGGACTCGTGGTGGGAACAGCACCTGCGGTGGCCGCGCCGGGCGGTGTGGTGCGAATCGAGTCCGGGTTGGTGCGGGGTGAGGTGACCGGCGGTCTCCGGATTCATCGAGGTGTGCCCTACGCGGCCCCGCCGGTCGGTGAGTTGCGCTGGCACGCGCCGGTCGCGCCGGGGCGGTGGGATGGTGTGCGTGACGCGACCCGACCGGCTGATCGCTGTCCGCAAGCCGCGTTGCCCAACAGGCCGGCCAGTGACACCGAGGACTGCCTGTACCTGAATGTGGTGGCGAAGAAGCGCGTGTGGAGGGCGCCGGTGCTGGTGTGGGTGCACGGCGGTGGACTGGTGTCCGGTGCCGGTGGCGATTACGATCCGTCGCGGCTCGCGGAACGTGGCGATCTGGTCGTCGTGACGGTGAACTACCGGCTGGGGAACCTCGGGTTCCTGGGCTTCCCCGGTCTCGCCGACGGTGGCGCGTTCGGCCTCGAAGATCAGCAGGCCGCGTTGCGGTGGGTCAAGCGCAACATCGCCGCTTTCGGTGGCGACCCGGGGAACGTGACGGTCGCGGGTGAGTCGGGCGGCGCCCATTCGGTCTGTGGCCTGCTCGCGTCCCCAGGGTCGGCTGGGCTGTTTCAGCGAGCCATCGGACAGAGCACACCGTGCGTATCGGATGCCTTCGCCGGCAAGGGTGTCCGGCCGTTGCTCGACGTGCCGTACTTCGTGCCGCCGGAGTGGCAGCAGGGACACGGCCAGAACCTGGCGACCCGGTTCGGCTGCACGACATTGGACTGCCTGAGGCAGGTGCCGGTGGCGGATCTGCTGGCCGCGCCGGTCCTGCCCCTGCCGGCCTATGGCAACGCCGTGCTTCCGGAGGATCCCGCAGTCGCCGTGCCCGCAGGACGTTTTCAGCGCGTGCCGTTTTTGACCGGCGTCACCAGGGACGAAGGAACCCTGTTCTCGCCGTCGATGTTCCCCGGACTCACCGAGGCGGGTTACCGGAAGGCGTTGGACACCCATTTCGGTGACAAGGCTGCGGTGGTGGCCACCGAGTACCCCGTCGCCGCGCACGGCACGGCGGCACAGGCCATCGGTGCGGTCATGAGTGATCTGGACTGGGCCTGGGCCCAGCAGGCGAGTGAACGACGGTTCTCGGCAACGGTGCCGGTCTACGCCTATGAATTCCTGGACCGCACGGCACCGCCGATTCTCGAGTTTCCCGCCGGTGTCCAGCCGTTGGCCGGGCACGCGTCCGAGCTGAAGTACCTGTTCGAGTTTCCGTATGACGATCGCCCGTTGACGGCGGCTCAACGACGACTGGGGGACCGGATGATCGACTACTGGTCACGGTTCGCTTCGGCCGGCGACCCGAATAGGCACGGGCTCCCGCCGTGGCATCCCGTGACCGCGGCCACTCACTACGTACAGGGGCTGGACTTGTACAGGATCGGCAAGGTCGACCGGGCGAAACTGCACAACTTCGAATTGTGGGACCGGCTCGTGGCGCGGAAACAGACCTGA
- a CDS encoding ABC transporter ATP-binding protein translates to MTTTDTKPERARPTPPTTTSPGEPSAGLLPARPAAALLRPVRAHLVACGVLSALGAAAGAAPYIAIAEIARVMLSTPTAAAAAPIAWTWVGIGVVGALLRLVLLGASSYVGHYADAKLLHEIRTRVVDKLGVLPLGWIRAKGSGSVKKTMTDDLEEMHHLIAHALGELIGGVTALTVSFAYLLVTDWRMTLITAVVPVLMVLSYLVAMRSMTEHVGNLITAETRISAASVEYADGITVVKTFGGGGRILTRFATAVAEHTKALRTWVLETRYSTGLAHLFGSEVTVLAVVLAVGVWFVAGGALTAADLLPFLVVGVGLPTPLTPITRGAQGLRKARMAAGDIGALLGRPPLPEPEAPQMPDGHRVELDRVTFSYDGKTDAVHDVTATFEPGTVTALVGPSGAGKSTLASLLPRFADVTGGAVRIGGVDVRDMASEQLLASMALVFQDVILLRDTITDNIRVGRPGATDEQVRAAARAARVDEVVERLPHGYDTVLDGAGGGLSGGERQRLTIARALLADAPIVVLDEATAALDPDSEAAVQDALATLIEGRTVVVIAHRLHTVATADRIVVLDGGRVVETGDHPTLLAHDGLYRRMWAAQQNGDHS, encoded by the coding sequence ATGACGACCACGGACACCAAGCCCGAGCGGGCGCGGCCCACTCCGCCCACCACAACATCACCCGGGGAGCCGTCCGCCGGACTCCTGCCCGCGCGCCCCGCTGCCGCCCTGCTACGCCCGGTCCGCGCGCACCTCGTCGCCTGCGGCGTGCTCTCGGCCCTGGGCGCCGCGGCTGGTGCCGCCCCCTACATCGCGATCGCCGAGATCGCCCGCGTCATGCTCAGCACCCCCACTGCCGCCGCGGCCGCGCCCATCGCCTGGACCTGGGTGGGCATCGGCGTGGTCGGCGCGTTGCTGCGACTGGTGCTGCTCGGCGCCTCGTCCTACGTCGGCCACTACGCCGATGCCAAGCTCCTGCATGAGATCCGCACCCGGGTCGTGGACAAGCTCGGGGTGCTGCCGCTGGGCTGGATCCGGGCCAAGGGCTCCGGCTCGGTCAAGAAGACGATGACCGACGACCTGGAAGAGATGCACCACCTCATCGCGCACGCGCTCGGAGAACTGATCGGCGGCGTCACCGCGCTCACGGTGAGCTTCGCTTACCTGCTCGTGACCGACTGGCGGATGACGCTGATCACTGCCGTCGTGCCGGTCCTTATGGTGCTGTCCTACCTGGTCGCGATGCGTTCGATGACCGAGCACGTCGGCAACCTCATCACCGCGGAGACGCGGATCAGTGCCGCGAGCGTCGAATACGCCGACGGCATCACCGTGGTGAAGACCTTCGGCGGAGGTGGGCGCATCCTCACCCGGTTCGCCACCGCTGTCGCCGAGCACACCAAGGCGCTGCGCACGTGGGTGCTGGAAACCCGGTACAGCACCGGTTTGGCACACCTGTTCGGCTCCGAGGTCACCGTGCTCGCCGTCGTCCTCGCCGTCGGAGTGTGGTTCGTCGCGGGCGGTGCGCTGACCGCCGCCGACCTGCTGCCGTTCCTCGTCGTCGGCGTTGGCCTGCCCACCCCGCTGACCCCGATCACCCGCGGCGCGCAGGGCTTGCGCAAGGCGCGCATGGCCGCGGGCGACATCGGCGCGCTGCTCGGCCGCCCGCCGCTGCCCGAGCCCGAGGCCCCGCAGATGCCCGACGGGCATCGGGTCGAGCTGGACCGGGTGACCTTCAGCTACGACGGCAAGACCGACGCCGTGCACGACGTCACCGCTACCTTCGAGCCCGGTACCGTCACCGCGCTCGTCGGCCCGTCCGGAGCGGGCAAGAGCACGCTCGCCTCGCTGCTGCCGCGGTTCGCCGACGTGACCGGTGGGGCCGTGCGCATCGGCGGCGTGGACGTGCGCGACATGGCCTCGGAGCAGTTGCTGGCGTCGATGGCGTTGGTGTTCCAGGACGTCATCCTGCTGCGCGACACCATCACCGACAACATCCGGGTCGGCCGCCCCGGGGCCACCGACGAGCAGGTGCGCGCCGCCGCTCGGGCCGCGCGCGTGGACGAGGTGGTCGAGCGGTTGCCGCACGGCTACGACACCGTCCTCGACGGTGCCGGCGGCGGCCTCTCCGGCGGCGAGCGGCAGCGGCTGACCATCGCCCGCGCCCTTCTCGCCGACGCGCCGATCGTGGTGCTGGACGAAGCCACCGCCGCGCTCGACCCGGACAGTGAGGCCGCCGTACAGGACGCGCTGGCCACGCTGATCGAGGGCCGCACGGTCGTCGTCATCGCCCACCGCCTGCACACCGTCGCCACCGCCGACCGGATCGTCGTGCTCGACGGCGGCCGCGTCGTGGAGACCGGCGACCACCCCACCCTGCTCGCCCACGACGGCCTCTACCGCCGCATGTGGGCCGCCCAGCAGAACGGAGACCACTCGTGA
- a CDS encoding TetR/AcrR family transcriptional regulator, with translation MARTKPGEQRRAELLDSAEAVVLRSGIDALTVDEVALGAGVAKGTFYLHFANKEELLGALRDRYVTRLVERQDRAVRDAHGFERVERWIRAGIDEYLNDVRLHDVLFHYPARVDPVPNTAVDALRDALVASGFGLPDPEATAVVLYHVMHGVADRIAHIPADRERLLAEITRICRLLLGAAAAG, from the coding sequence GTGGCCCGCACCAAACCGGGCGAGCAGCGCAGGGCCGAACTGCTCGACTCGGCCGAAGCGGTCGTGCTGCGCAGTGGCATCGACGCGCTCACCGTGGACGAGGTCGCCCTTGGCGCCGGTGTCGCAAAGGGGACGTTCTACCTCCACTTCGCCAACAAGGAGGAGCTCCTCGGCGCCTTGCGCGACCGGTACGTCACCCGATTGGTGGAGCGCCAGGATCGCGCGGTCCGTGACGCGCACGGCTTCGAGCGTGTCGAGCGCTGGATCCGTGCCGGCATCGACGAATACCTGAACGACGTGCGGTTGCACGACGTCCTCTTTCACTACCCGGCCAGGGTGGACCCGGTGCCCAATACCGCCGTCGACGCGCTGCGCGACGCGCTGGTCGCTTCCGGCTTCGGCCTCCCCGACCCCGAGGCCACCGCGGTCGTGCTCTACCACGTGATGCACGGCGTGGCCGACCGCATCGCGCACATCCCGGCCGACCGCGAGCGGCTGCTGGCGGAGATCACCCGGATCTGCAGGCTCCTGCTCGGAGCAGCCGCGGCGGGCTGA
- a CDS encoding MFS transporter: MQSRAGRLTTIGALSLVSDIGYSFFFAGLGTLLLDRGTSVQDLALINLLGILYFCRFMVGPVVDQYGFARLGHYRGWLICTQVIIVAVLLALAMVDPIENMALMLTLMSVVLFVSSVNDTAINGLAVRLIPPEEHGIANGVQVATGSLSIIIGSGGALLLYSWIGWGPTLITLAAVFLAPLSVLLTLREPAGPPTVRGLEGWSSLWRFFRQARTGLFTLLVVPVFVLGDWVAYAPQTAILLDHGWSVEKIGLVQYTVATSAQVVAALAAGWLVTRLGRRRFPLWAGAAGVVGTVLLFPVASGLGRAGTGGAVFAAGVLVLLAAVYGAKLTWVSTVSMALARPEAPATEYTVPMSMLGLMRVLANSLGLASVALAGLPWVLGSASALGIVGTVAVMAWAQRSVPRLSEPATV, from the coding sequence ATGCAGTCACGGGCTGGGCGGTTGACGACCATCGGCGCGCTGTCGCTGGTCTCGGACATCGGCTACTCGTTCTTCTTCGCCGGGTTGGGCACACTGCTGCTCGACCGCGGCACCAGCGTGCAGGATCTGGCGCTGATCAATCTGCTCGGCATTCTGTACTTCTGCCGGTTCATGGTCGGGCCGGTGGTCGACCAGTACGGGTTCGCGCGGCTGGGTCACTACCGCGGCTGGTTGATCTGCACTCAGGTGATCATCGTCGCGGTCCTGCTCGCGCTCGCGATGGTGGACCCGATCGAGAACATGGCGCTCATGCTGACGCTGATGTCGGTCGTGTTGTTCGTGTCGTCGGTCAACGACACGGCGATCAACGGGCTCGCGGTGCGGCTGATACCGCCGGAGGAGCACGGGATCGCCAACGGGGTGCAGGTGGCCACCGGCAGCCTGTCGATCATCATCGGCTCCGGCGGCGCGCTGCTGCTGTATTCGTGGATCGGCTGGGGACCCACGCTGATCACGTTGGCGGCGGTGTTCCTGGCGCCGCTTTCGGTGCTGCTGACGCTGCGCGAGCCCGCCGGTCCGCCCACCGTGCGCGGACTGGAAGGGTGGTCCTCGCTGTGGCGGTTCTTCCGACAGGCGAGAACCGGGTTGTTCACGCTGCTGGTCGTGCCGGTGTTCGTGCTGGGCGACTGGGTGGCCTACGCCCCGCAGACGGCGATCCTGCTCGATCACGGGTGGTCGGTGGAGAAGATCGGGCTCGTCCAGTACACAGTGGCCACTTCGGCGCAGGTCGTCGCCGCGCTCGCGGCAGGGTGGCTGGTCACCCGACTGGGAAGGCGCCGCTTCCCGTTGTGGGCGGGCGCCGCAGGCGTCGTCGGCACCGTGTTGCTGTTCCCGGTCGCGTCCGGACTGGGCAGGGCCGGCACGGGCGGTGCGGTGTTCGCCGCCGGAGTGCTCGTCCTCCTAGCGGCCGTGTACGGGGCGAAGCTGACGTGGGTGTCGACGGTGTCGATGGCCCTGGCGCGACCGGAGGCGCCCGCGACGGAGTACACCGTCCCGATGTCGATGCTGGGGCTGATGCGGGTGCTGGCGAACTCGCTGGGTCTGGCCAGTGTGGCCTTGGCGGGTCTGCCGTGGGTGCTCGGCTCGGCAAGCGCGCTGGGGATCGTCGGCACCGTGGCGGTCATGGCGTGGGCGCAGCGGAGCGTTCCCCGCCTTTCAGAGCCGGCTACCGTGTAA
- a CDS encoding glycosyltransferase, translated as MVTQARQEARRDGGDHLAESVVHIATATDEAYLPYAAAMAWSLAACRDPDTELELTIMHAGVSAADQARLEAVIDGITVRWVSMHPDNYRRWGVEPEPLILDPHYFRCLLARIYPETVERAVYIDSDTVILKDLRPLWSWPLNGNPIAAVGDLVSVISDAISHWQEIGLDPDAPYFNAGVMVIDLARWRAENIGEQVMRQCQENRHRLLIQNRWNQHDQYGFNVVLQHRWTALPSGWNHYAERALDDVGIVHFLGDMKPGAPLALPECTELFIQAVDATQWAGWRPPGNTTT; from the coding sequence ATGGTGACGCAAGCTCGACAGGAAGCTCGACGAGACGGCGGCGATCACCTCGCAGAATCCGTCGTCCACATCGCGACCGCGACGGACGAGGCATACCTGCCATATGCGGCGGCCATGGCTTGGTCGCTTGCCGCGTGCCGAGACCCGGACACCGAACTCGAGCTCACCATCATGCATGCGGGGGTATCAGCCGCAGACCAAGCTCGCCTCGAAGCCGTCATCGACGGAATCACCGTACGGTGGGTGTCGATGCATCCGGACAATTACCGGCGCTGGGGGGTCGAGCCGGAACCGCTGATTCTTGACCCGCACTATTTTCGCTGTCTCCTCGCGAGGATCTATCCCGAAACGGTCGAGCGGGCCGTCTACATCGACTCCGACACGGTGATCCTGAAGGACCTCAGGCCGCTGTGGAGCTGGCCGCTCAACGGGAACCCGATCGCCGCCGTGGGTGATCTGGTGTCGGTGATAAGCGATGCCATCAGTCACTGGCAGGAGATCGGACTCGATCCCGACGCGCCATATTTCAATGCCGGCGTGATGGTGATCGACCTGGCGCGCTGGCGGGCCGAGAACATCGGTGAGCAGGTCATGCGGCAATGTCAGGAGAATCGCCACCGGCTGCTCATCCAGAACCGGTGGAACCAGCACGATCAGTACGGCTTCAATGTCGTACTCCAGCATCGCTGGACGGCGCTGCCCTCGGGCTGGAATCACTACGCCGAGCGAGCCCTCGACGATGTCGGAATCGTGCATTTCCTCGGTGATATGAAACCCGGTGCTCCGCTGGCCTTACCAGAGTGCACGGAGTTGTTCATCCAGGCTGTGGACGCGACCCAGTGGGCCGGCTGGCGGCCACCGGGAAACACCACGACCTGA
- a CDS encoding ABC transporter ATP-binding protein, translating into MIGRLHRLHPHPSDLAKVIGVHGAMAILQGLVLALLVPVLRALLQPEPDIDAALPWLLPGAAGVTVYWVLKAVSTPIDFAVSMRIAAQVRNRLMAHVTKLPLGWFTSSAKAKLSRTITTSAGAVAHLGVTFGPPAISGALVPLTVVAVMFFVDWRLALLLLLVLPAAFLALRRSGRIVAEVDRDLEKAAVEIARRAIELGQAQPVLRAAGLGRVGSGRMRAALDEHRAGYRRGLRRTVFPNLSYTGVIMLGFTAVLIMGTHFLLRGQLPVADAVALLVLAVRFLEPLGTLTELMGVLHAMDNATTRVQDILAEEPLPDSANPISEKRDAGIEFAGVTYSYGPEGRPALSDVSFRCAPGTTTALVGPSGSGKTTVTRLVARFFDPDQGSVRVGGIDVRDLDPAALLDDIAIVFQDVYLFDTTIEDNLRLARPGATDDELHAAAHAARLDEVVDRLPQGWSTRVGEGGARLSGGERQRVSIARAFLKQARIVLLDEAGSALDPENEAMVSEAIANLTTDPGRTVIVIAHRPATLATADAVVALDAGRVVEQGTPAQLRETGGMFARVYTQYENARGWHIAGTTTGAD; encoded by the coding sequence GTGATCGGCCGCCTGCACCGGCTCCACCCGCACCCGTCCGACCTGGCCAAGGTCATCGGCGTGCACGGCGCGATGGCGATCCTGCAAGGGCTCGTCCTCGCGTTGCTCGTTCCCGTCCTGCGCGCGCTGCTCCAGCCGGAGCCCGACATCGACGCAGCCCTGCCGTGGCTGCTGCCGGGTGCGGCAGGGGTGACCGTCTACTGGGTGCTCAAGGCGGTCTCCACCCCGATCGATTTCGCCGTCAGCATGCGGATCGCCGCCCAGGTACGCAACCGGCTGATGGCGCACGTGACCAAGTTGCCGCTGGGCTGGTTCACCTCCAGCGCCAAGGCCAAGCTCTCGCGCACCATCACCACCTCGGCCGGGGCGGTGGCGCACCTCGGCGTCACCTTCGGCCCACCCGCCATCAGCGGCGCGCTGGTCCCGCTCACCGTCGTCGCGGTGATGTTCTTCGTGGACTGGCGGCTCGCTCTGCTGCTGCTCCTGGTTTTGCCTGCGGCCTTCCTGGCGCTGCGCCGCTCCGGTCGTATCGTCGCCGAAGTCGACCGCGACCTGGAGAAGGCCGCGGTCGAGATCGCGCGCCGGGCGATCGAGCTGGGCCAAGCGCAGCCGGTGCTGCGCGCCGCCGGGCTGGGCCGAGTGGGCAGCGGACGGATGCGCGCCGCCCTGGACGAGCACCGCGCCGGCTACCGCCGCGGACTGCGCCGCACCGTGTTCCCGAACCTGTCCTACACCGGCGTCATCATGCTCGGGTTCACCGCGGTCCTGATCATGGGGACGCATTTCCTGCTCCGCGGCCAGCTCCCGGTCGCCGACGCGGTGGCCCTGCTCGTGCTCGCCGTTCGGTTCCTGGAGCCGCTGGGCACGCTGACCGAGCTGATGGGCGTGTTGCACGCGATGGACAACGCGACTACGCGCGTGCAGGACATCCTCGCCGAGGAGCCGCTGCCCGACTCGGCGAACCCGATATCGGAAAAGCGTGACGCGGGCATCGAATTCGCCGGGGTCACCTACTCCTACGGCCCCGAGGGCAGGCCCGCGCTGTCGGACGTGTCCTTCCGCTGCGCGCCGGGCACGACGACCGCGCTGGTCGGCCCTTCCGGCTCGGGCAAGACGACGGTCACCCGGCTCGTCGCCCGCTTCTTCGACCCGGACCAGGGCTCGGTTCGCGTCGGCGGCATCGATGTCCGCGACCTCGACCCGGCCGCGCTGCTGGACGACATCGCCATCGTCTTCCAGGACGTCTACCTGTTCGACACGACCATCGAAGACAACCTCCGCCTGGCCCGCCCCGGCGCCACGGACGACGAACTGCACGCCGCGGCCCACGCCGCCCGCCTGGACGAGGTCGTCGATCGCCTGCCGCAGGGCTGGTCCACCCGGGTGGGCGAGGGCGGCGCGCGGCTCTCCGGCGGCGAGCGGCAGCGGGTCTCCATCGCCCGTGCCTTCCTCAAGCAGGCCAGGATCGTGCTGCTGGACGAGGCGGGCTCAGCCCTCGACCCGGAGAACGAAGCCATGGTCAGCGAAGCCATCGCCAACCTGACCACCGACCCCGGCCGCACGGTCATCGTCATCGCCCACCGTCCGGCCACCCTGGCCACGGCCGACGCGGTGGTCGCCCTCGACGCGGGCCGAGTGGTCGAGCAAGGCACCCCTGCCCAGCTCCGCGAGACCGGGGGAATGTTCGCCCGTGTGTACACCCAGTACGAGAACGCCCGCGGCTGGCACATCGCCGGCACGACGACGGGCGCTGACTGA
- a CDS encoding SDR family NAD(P)-dependent oxidoreductase gives MVQRRSGSIIKVSSTAGTVGYRHFGSYFAAKHDVIGLSGAVTLDHAPLRVKPSAPARCQTLRWWTAGCSARSPRPRKQLHGSRL, from the coding sequence ATGGTTCAGCGGAGATCCGGCAGCATCATCAAGGTGTCCTCGACCGCGGGCACGGTCGGCTATCGGCACTTCGGGAGTTATTTCGCAGCCAAGCACGACGTGATCGGGCTGTCCGGGGCGGTCACCTTGGACCACGCCCCACTGCGGGTGAAGCCCTCTGCCCCGGCTCGGTGCCAGACGCTCCGCTGGTGGACGGCCGGATGCTCGGCGCGATCGCCTAGACCTCGGAAACAATTACACGGTAGCCGGCTCTGA
- a CDS encoding ABC transporter ATP-binding protein encodes MTAALELSGLVKVFGVHRAVDGVDLTVPAGSFYGLVGPNGAGKTTSLLMAVGLLRPDEGTARVFGHDVWRDPLDAKKLVGVLPDGLALPERLTGREFLTYLGLLRGLGEEMVGRRADELLAVLELDSSRTSVLEYSTGMRKKISLAAALLHAPKLLVLDEPFEAVDPVSAATIRTILERFVAGGGSVILSSHVMVLVEQLCSHVGIIARGRVAAAGTLAEVREGRSLEARFIELAGASTGGQDGLAWLST; translated from the coding sequence ATGACCGCGGCGTTGGAGCTGTCTGGCTTGGTCAAGGTCTTCGGTGTGCACCGGGCGGTGGACGGGGTGGATTTGACGGTGCCTGCCGGCTCGTTCTACGGCCTGGTCGGGCCGAATGGGGCGGGCAAGACGACCTCGCTGCTGATGGCGGTCGGCCTGCTGCGGCCCGATGAGGGCACCGCTCGCGTGTTCGGCCACGACGTATGGCGCGATCCGCTGGATGCCAAGAAACTCGTCGGTGTGCTGCCCGACGGGCTGGCACTGCCGGAGCGCCTCACCGGCCGGGAGTTCCTGACCTATCTGGGACTGTTGCGCGGGCTCGGCGAGGAGATGGTGGGGCGGCGGGCGGACGAGCTGCTCGCGGTGCTCGAACTCGATTCGAGCAGGACGTCGGTTCTCGAATACTCCACCGGCATGCGGAAGAAGATCAGCTTGGCCGCCGCGTTGCTGCACGCGCCGAAGCTCCTGGTGCTCGACGAGCCGTTCGAGGCCGTCGACCCGGTGTCCGCCGCGACGATCCGCACGATCCTGGAGCGGTTCGTCGCCGGTGGGGGCTCGGTGATCCTTTCCAGCCACGTGATGGTGCTGGTGGAGCAGCTCTGTTCGCACGTGGGCATCATCGCCAGGGGGCGCGTCGCGGCCGCGGGCACGCTGGCCGAGGTGCGCGAGGGTCGGAGCCTGGAGGCCAGGTTCATCGAACTGGCCGGTGCGAGCACCGGCGGGCAGGACGGGCTGGCATGGCTGTCGACCTGA
- a CDS encoding pentapeptide repeat-containing protein yields MTDGVERARHRLPVLKWWWVVAAAATAILLTGGTIWLLLVVLGRQASTEQAKAQLEAIRTALTVGVGTGGAFALWMAARRQRSTEIQLHESARAAEATELDSRERRLTDLYVQAVEQIGSDKAPVRLGGLYALERLARDDVGRRAVVINVLCSYLRMPYLVPEQLKGGRYRLPAASDVRQHEEWQVRITAQRLLADLLRDRPYDLDLRGAILIDFDLTGCAIGKALFHDAQFISTPTFMDATFHDEAWFFDTSFDIVVRMEGVTFRDRAIFTRCEFRKLCLRDATFAGGAYFTQSKFAGKADMTQTTFKSGIEFEDCVLDMDRYTAEEMQKRGWEPPEIDLTGATADVPSLNEPAKLPSGWQLRGSAIVRAATLEPKSGVRR; encoded by the coding sequence GCGGGACGATCTGGTTGTTGCTGGTCGTCCTGGGCAGGCAAGCGAGCACCGAGCAGGCAAAAGCCCAGCTGGAGGCGATCCGTACCGCGCTGACCGTCGGCGTGGGAACCGGTGGGGCGTTCGCTCTGTGGATGGCCGCCCGCAGACAGCGGTCCACAGAGATTCAGCTGCACGAGAGCGCTAGAGCTGCGGAGGCCACTGAACTCGACTCGCGTGAGCGGCGGCTGACGGACCTCTACGTCCAAGCGGTGGAACAAATCGGGTCTGACAAGGCGCCGGTCCGACTCGGCGGACTCTACGCACTCGAACGGCTGGCGCGGGATGACGTCGGACGCCGCGCGGTTGTGATCAACGTGCTCTGTTCCTACCTGCGGATGCCGTATCTCGTACCGGAGCAGCTCAAGGGCGGGCGATACCGGCTTCCTGCTGCTTCCGATGTGCGGCAGCACGAGGAGTGGCAGGTCCGGATCACCGCGCAGCGCCTTCTCGCCGACCTGCTCCGGGATCGACCGTACGACCTGGATCTCCGTGGGGCGATCCTGATCGACTTCGACCTCACGGGTTGCGCGATCGGCAAGGCGCTCTTTCACGACGCCCAGTTCATCTCCACGCCGACGTTCATGGACGCGACGTTCCATGACGAGGCGTGGTTCTTCGACACGTCATTCGACATCGTCGTCCGAATGGAAGGCGTGACCTTTCGCGACCGGGCCATCTTCACCCGCTGCGAATTCCGCAAACTTTGCCTACGGGATGCCACATTCGCCGGCGGCGCATACTTTACCCAGTCGAAGTTCGCCGGCAAGGCGGACATGACACAGACGACATTCAAGTCAGGCATCGAGTTCGAAGACTGCGTACTCGACATGGACCGCTACACAGCCGAAGAGATGCAGAAGCGTGGCTGGGAGCCACCCGAGATCGATCTCACCGGCGCCACGGCGGATGTGCCATCGCTCAATGAGCCGGCGAAGTTACCCTCGGGCTGGCAACTGCGGGGATCAGCCATCGTCCGCGCGGCCACACTTGAGCCGAAGTCCGGTGTACGACGGTGA